The following coding sequences are from one Capsicum annuum cultivar UCD-10X-F1 chromosome 3, UCD10Xv1.1, whole genome shotgun sequence window:
- the LOC107862852 gene encoding uncharacterized protein LOC107862852 yields MGRLKLNSDQSPRFKHFSHPHELELCNQQHQNNPTPCSGCKLPPLSQMYTCKPCNFTLHLSCAQFPKLINHPSHPDHPLALLPKSKYPRGLFNCDACNRRGDGFSYHCRECEYDLHVTCASKPLKITHQLHQCQLELTFKNPYPDAKGFSCDVCQKIGVKQWLYRCSTCDFDVHLDCSKFVPTSAVQGSSVHLQQHHSFPGATSSHNQIQQPDLAAKMRPDQFVHSASSDAIGNQLPQTHMLSGQAMPNQHMPTSLGTAQATSNPLFHNVSTGSTHQYQPNQHAQTSLGTAQERSNPLFHNVSTGSTHQHQPNQHTQTSLGTAQARSNPLFHNVSTGSTHQHQLLQPPLIQGPVRPDQYMKPPGTNNDLMNAAVQGLVEVATQQVGQSIMQGFIGGGNNNDGNEVSPILRSIFGDSTQK; encoded by the coding sequence ATGGGGAGGTTGAAGTTGAACAGTGATCAAAGTCCAAGATTCAAGCACTTCAGTCATCCACATGAATTAGAGCTATGCAACCAACAACACCAGAATAATCCTACACCTTGTTCAGGATGCAAACTCCCACCATTAAGCCAAATGTACACATGCAAACCTTGCAACTTTACTCTCCATTTGAGCTGTGCTCAGTTCCCAAAGCTGATAAATCACCCTTCTCATCCAGACCACCCTCTAGCTCTCCTACCGAAGTCTAAATACCCCCGTGGCCTTTTCAATTGTGATGCCTGCAACCGCCGTGGAGATGGCTTCAGCTACCACTGCAGAGAATGTGAATATGATCTCCATGTGACCTGTGCATCAAAACCTCTCAAAATTACACATCAACTGCATCAATGCCAGCTGGAACTCACCTTCAAGAATCCTTATCCTGATGCCAAAGGCTTCTCTTGTGATGTATGCCAAAAGATTGGAGTCAAGCAGTGGCTTTATAGATGCAGCACTTGCGACTTTGATGTTCATCTGGATTGTTCAAAGTTTGTCCCAACATCAGCAGTTCAAGGGTCATCTGTCCACCTCCAGCAGCACCATTCATTCCCTGGGGCAACAAGTTCACATAACCAGATCCAGCAGCCTGATTTGGCAGCAAAAATGAGGCCTGACCAGTTTGTGCACAGTGCAAGTTCAGATGCAATAGGCAACCAGCTCCCACAAACTCACATGTTATCAGGACAAGCGATGCCAAATCAGCACATGCCGACAAGTCTGGGTACAGCCCAAGCAACATCAAACCCGCTATTCCATAATGTAAGTACAGGTTCAACCCATCAGTACCAGCCAAATCAGCACGCGCAGACCAGTCTGGGTACAGCCCAAGAAAGGTCAAACCCGCTATTCCATAATGTAAGTACAGGTTCAACCCATCAGCACCAGCCAAATCAGCACACGCAGACCAGTCTGGGTACAGCCCAAGCAAGGTCAAACCCGCTATTCCATAATGTAAGTACAGGTTCAACCCATCAGCACCAATTGTTGCAACCTCCTCTAATTCAAGGACCTGTGAGGCCTGATCAATACATGAAGCCTCCTGGGACAAACAATGATTTGATGAATGCTGCAGTTCAAGGACTGGTGGAAGTTGCAACACAGCAGGTTGGTCAATCTATCATGCAGGGGTTCATAGGTGGTGGTAACAACAATGATGGGAATGAAGTCTCTCCAATTCTTCGAAGCATCTTTGGTGACTCGACGCAGAAGTAA